The following coding sequences lie in one Mus musculus strain C57BL/6J chromosome 11, GRCm38.p6 C57BL/6J genomic window:
- the Zfp3 gene encoding zinc finger protein 3 yields MGTEKKEGLPKEETSEDSKPHGQTVEKLAQEVCHGHEFGEASEEDMSEGHLRESSKEIIEKRYPQERHFASGLLIFKKSSSGEKTSENPRGFNPNPSVLCHGGAERASACAASGHNCLGSIELTKAQGPPVGEKPHTCKECGKAFNQNSHLIQHMRVHSGEKPFECKECGKTFGTNSSLRRHQRIHAGEKPFACTECGKAFIQSSHLIHHHRIHTGERPYKCEECGKAFSQNSALILHQRIHTGEKPYECNECGKTFRVSSQLIQHQRIHTEERYHECSECGKAFKHSSGLIRHQKIHTGEKPYLCNECGKGFGQSSELIRHQRIHTGDKPYECSECGKTFGQNSEIIRHIRIHTGEKPYVCKECGKAFRGNSELLRHERIHTGEKPYECFECGKAFRRTSHLIVHQRIHTGEKPHQCNECARTFWDNSELLLHQKIHIGEKPYECSECEKTFSQHSQLTIHQRIHTGEKPYECQECQKTFSRSSHLLRHQSVHCSE; encoded by the coding sequence ATGGGGACTGAGAAAAAGGAGGGACTTCCCAAGGAAGAAACTTCTGAAGACTCCAAGCCACATGGGCAAACAGTAGAAAAACTTGCACAGGAGGTTTGCCATGGCCATGAGTTTGGAGAAGCAAGCGAGGAAGACATGTCAGAGGGACATTTGAGAGAGTCCTCGAAAGAGATTATAGAAAAAAGGTATCCTCAGGAGAGACACTTTGCATCTGGGTTACTTATCTTCAAGAAGTCGTCCTCAGGTGAGAAAACCAGTGAGAATCCGAGAGGCTTTAATCCTAACCCTAGTGTATTGTGTCATGGAGGTGCTGAGAGGGCCAGCGCATGTGCTGCCTCTGGCCACAACTGCCTGGGGAGTATAGAGCTTACTAAAGCTCAGGGGCCTCCTGTGGGAGAGAAGCCTCACACGTGTAAAGAGTGCGGGAAAGCTTTTAATCAGAACTCACATCTCATCCAGCATATGAGAGTCCATAGCGGAGAAAAACCCTTCGAATGCAAAGAGTGTGGAAAGACCTTCGGGACTAACTCCAGCCTTCGAAGGCACCAGAGAATTCACGCCGGAGAGAAACCCTTTGCTTGCACTGAGTGTGGCAAGGCCTTCATTCAGAGCTCACATCTGATTCACCATCACAGAATCCATACTGGAGAAAGACCTTATAAATGTGAAGAGTGTGGTAAAGCCTTCAGTCAGAACTCAGCCCTTATTCTGCACCAGAGaatccacactggagagaaaccctatgagtgTAACGAGTGTGGGAAGACCTTCCGGGTTAGCTCACAGCTCATCCAGCATCAGAGAATTCACACAGAGGAAAGATACCACGAGTGCAGTGAGTGCGGCAAAGCCTTCAAGCACAGCTCCGGCCTCATCAGACATCAGAAAATCCACACGGGAGAAAAGCCCTATCTGTGTAATGAATGTGGGAAAGGCTTTGGTCAGAGCTCGGAGCTTATCCGCCATCAAAGAATCCACACAGGGGACAAGCCCTATGAGTGCAGTGAATGCGGGAAAACGTTTGGCCAGAACTCAGAAATTATTAGACATATCAGAATTCATACCGGGGAGAAGCCCTATGTGTGCAAAGAGTGTGGGAAGGCCTTCAGGGGTAACTCGGAGCTCCTGAGACACGAGAGGATTCACACAGGGGAGAAACCCTATGAGTGCTTTGAGTGTGGGAAGGCCTTCAGGCGGACCTCTCATCTGATTGTCCACCAGAGAATCCACACTGGGGAGAAACCCCATCAGTGTAATGAGTGTGCAAGAACCTTCTGGGATAATTCTGAGCTGTTGCTTCACCAGAAGATTCAtattggagagaaaccttatgagtgTAGCGAATGCGAGAAGACGTTCAGCCAACACTCCCAGCTCACCATCCACCAGAGAATTCACACTGGAGAAAAGCCATATGAGTGTCAGGAGTGCCAGAAGACCTTCAGTCGGAGCTCCCACCTCCTCCGGCACCAGAGCGTTCACTGTAGCGAGTGA